The proteins below are encoded in one region of Chryseobacterium wanjuense:
- a CDS encoding NUDIX hydrolase gives MKILKYCPSCGKETLHWDGEKKWSCPECNFTLYNNVAGAVAVVIRYQDEIYLTRRNRDPKKGKLDLAGGFVDPKESAEETCKRELFEELQLGVDISNLKYLTSLPNVYQYKEIDYNTIDLFYEYHVSEKFEVNLELSEISEAVWIPLKELDLEDIAFDSQKNFFEGYLKNI, from the coding sequence ATGAAAATATTGAAATATTGCCCAAGCTGCGGCAAAGAAACTCTACACTGGGACGGTGAAAAAAAATGGAGCTGCCCGGAATGCAATTTCACCTTGTATAATAATGTCGCCGGAGCTGTAGCTGTGGTTATACGATATCAGGATGAAATTTACCTTACAAGAAGAAACAGAGACCCAAAAAAGGGAAAACTCGATCTTGCCGGAGGTTTTGTAGATCCCAAAGAAAGCGCCGAAGAAACATGCAAAAGAGAGCTTTTTGAGGAACTGCAGCTGGGTGTGGATATTTCAAATTTAAAATACTTGACAAGTCTTCCGAATGTATATCAGTACAAAGAGATAGATTACAATACGATCGATCTTTTTTACGAATATCATGTTTCGGAAAAATTTGAAGTGAATCTTGAGCTTTCTGAAATTTCAGAAGCCGTATGGATTCCTTTGAAAGAATTGGATCTTGAAGATATCGCTTTCGATTCTCAGAAAAATTTTTTTGAAGGGTATTTGAAGAATATTTAA
- the xerD gene encoding site-specific tyrosine recombinase XerD — translation MTWDEKIKDFEIFLRFERNFSENTLDAYIRDIRKLKEYAEEDLANVGPDIIGYENLQEYIFNLSKQKFSERSQARWISSIKAFFKFLLEDEYREDNPAALLEGPKLGLYLPDTLSLLDINKIISAIEVNSDLGKRNQCIIEVLYGCGLRVSELIDLKISNINFKEQYIKVNGKGNKTRFVPLADYTAELLENYIQDVRSKSKINKKYEDTLFLNSRGTSMSRVIVFLIIKELTDKAGVSKKISPHTFRHSFATHLLQNGADLRYIQEMLGHSSITTTEIYTHLKTEELRDVILNYHPRNINIVQ, via the coding sequence ATGACTTGGGATGAAAAAATTAAGGATTTTGAAATCTTTCTTCGCTTCGAAAGAAATTTTTCAGAAAACACTCTCGACGCCTATATTCGAGACATCAGAAAACTAAAAGAATACGCAGAAGAAGATCTGGCAAACGTCGGTCCAGATATTATAGGGTACGAAAATCTGCAGGAATACATCTTCAATCTTTCCAAACAAAAATTCAGCGAAAGGTCTCAGGCAAGATGGATATCATCGATTAAAGCATTCTTCAAATTCCTTTTGGAGGATGAATATCGTGAAGATAATCCGGCTGCACTGCTTGAAGGGCCTAAGTTGGGATTGTATTTACCGGACACATTAAGCCTTCTTGATATCAACAAAATTATCAGTGCTATTGAGGTAAATTCTGACCTTGGAAAGAGAAACCAGTGCATCATCGAAGTACTTTACGGATGCGGTCTTCGTGTTTCGGAACTTATCGATCTGAAAATTTCCAATATTAATTTTAAAGAACAGTACATCAAGGTAAATGGAAAGGGAAACAAAACCCGTTTCGTTCCTTTGGCAGATTATACGGCAGAATTGCTGGAAAACTATATTCAGGATGTACGTTCAAAAAGTAAGATTAATAAAAAGTACGAAGACACCCTTTTCTTAAACAGCAGGGGAACATCAATGTCCAGAGTAATCGTATTTTTAATTATAAAAGAATTAACAGATAAAGCGGGGGTAAGCAAGAAAATTTCTCCACACACTTTCAGACATTCTTTTGCTACGCATTTACTTCAAAACGGGGCAGATCTTCGTTATATTCAGGAAATGCTCGGCCATTCCAGCATTACCACAACGGAAATCTACACGCATTTGAAAACGGAAGAACTCAGAGATGTCATTCTGAACTACCACCCGAGAAACATTAATATTGTTCAATGA